The proteins below come from a single Clupea harengus chromosome 21, Ch_v2.0.2, whole genome shotgun sequence genomic window:
- the LOC105911943 gene encoding ceramide synthase 6-like gives MTGFLAWFWNERFWLPHNVTWADLKNTDEAVYPQSEDLYLAGPLAFCIIMVRLLFERLIVRPLVSGLRIEVKEAQKAPPNAILDKVYTAITKHPDEKRLEGLSKQLDWDVRTIQRWFYRRRDQERPTTLARFCESMWKFAFYVYIFTYGVRYLKKTPWLHNTRECWQNYPNQPLTVEVHYYYLLELSFCLSLLVPQLRDIKRKDCLITLTHHLLAVSLMVLSYVSNMVRAGTLVMCVHDSAEVLLEASKLAKYARFKRFCNLLFLMFTLIFITSRLALYPAWVLKTTVFESWSLLGIFPSWWLLNGLLLLLLGLHCLWSYLILRVTCRALSGTQQRKLNPLCVSLDNHNDVDFSSDEEDIPPHPKKPPHTSHTSHRSQRTANGSNGAHRTNGYL, from the exons ATGACCGGCTTTCTTGCGTGGTTCTGGAATGAGAGGTTCTGGCTCCCTCACAATGTAACTTGGGCAGATTTGAAGAACACAGACGAGGCTGTATACCCCCAGTCGGAAGATTTGTATCTGGCTGGCCCTCTTGCTTTCTGCATCATCATGGTCCGACTTCTGTTCGAGAG gctgATTGTCAGGCCTTTGGTCTCTGGCCTGAGGATCGAGGTGAAGGAGGCGCAGAAGGCTCCGCCCAATGCCATTCTGGACAAAGTTTATACCGCCATCACCAAG CATCCAGATGAGAAGCGGCTGGAGGGCCTGTCCaagcagctggactgggacgtTCGGACCATTCAGCGCTGGTTCTACAGGCGCCGGGACCAGGAGAGGCCCACCACTCTGGCCCGGTTTTGCGAGAGCAT gtgGAAGTTTGCTTTCTATGTCTACATCTTCACCTACGGAGTGCGCTACTTGAAGAAG ACCCCCTGGCTACACAACACCAGAGAGTGCTGGCAGAACTACCCTAATCAG CCTTTGACAGTGGAGGTGCACTATTACTACCTGCTGGAGCTGTCTTTCTGCCTGTCACTGCTCGTGCCCCAGCTCAGGGACATCAAGAGAAag gactgcttgatcacactgacacaccactTGCTGGCCGTGTCCCTGATGGTCCTCTCCTACGTCAGTAACATGGTGCGTGCGGGAACCCTGgtcatgtgtgttcatgactCCGCTGAAGTGCTCCTGGAG GCATCTAAACTGGCCAAGTACGCTCGCTTCAAGCGCTTCTGcaacctcctcttcctcatgttCACCCTCATCTTCATCACATCTCGGCTGGCTCTCTATCCCGCCTG GGTGCTGAAGACGACGGTGTTCGAGAGCTGGTCTCTGCTGGGCATCTTCCCCTCCTGGTGGCTCCTGAacggcctgctgctgctgctgctgggcctgcactGCCTCTGGTCATACCTCATCCTCAGGGTCACCTGCAGAGCACTGTCTGGGACacag CAGAGGAAACTGAATCCTTTATGT GTGTCCTTAGACAATCACAACgatgtggacttcagctctgacGAGGAGGACATCCC